A genomic segment from Flavobacterium sp. 9R encodes:
- a CDS encoding ATP-dependent helicase, with protein sequence MHQYIDQLNEAQREPVLQKDGPMIIIAGAGSGKTRVLTIRIAYLMHQGIDAFNILSLTFTNKAAREMKNRISQIVGSSEAKNLWMGTFHSVFARILRSESDHLGYPSNFTIYDSQDSARLISAIIKEMQLDRDIYKPKQVLGRISSYKNSLVTVKAYFNNPELMEADAMSKKPRLGEIYQQYVERCFKAGAMDFDDLLLKTNELLTRFPEVLAKYQNRFRYILVDEYQDTNHSQYLIVRALSDKFQNICVVGDDAQSIYAFRGANINNILNFQKDYEGVKTFRLEQNYRSTRNIVEAANTIIDKNKTKLDKVVWTANDFGPKIKVNRSLTDAEEGRFVASTIFEQKMQNQLHNGAFAILYRTNAQSRAMEDALRKRDIPYRIYGGLSFYQRKEIKDVLCYLRLVINPKDEEALIRVINYPARGIGDTTIEKLTIAANHYKRSIWEVMQNVDKIDLKLNSGTKQKLADFVTMIQSFQVINENQDAFYITDHVAKKTGLVQELKKDATPEGMAKIQNIEELLNGIKDFTEGQKEIDGARGALSEFMEDVALATDLDKDTSDEDRVALMTIHLAKGLEFPHVFVVGMEEDLFPSAMSMSTRSELEEERRLFYVALTRAEHQAYLTYAQSRYRWGKLTDSEPSRFIEEIDGQYLEYLTPAESNYRYKPQIDSDIFGDVDKSKLRLAKPVAGTPPKYITSNEPKPEAVIRKLKPMGTSTSSGSTNLFDNQLVVGNVVMHERFGKGQILNLEGVGADKKAEIKFEVGGIKKLLLRFAKLEVIG encoded by the coding sequence ATGCATCAATATATCGATCAGCTTAACGAAGCCCAACGTGAACCAGTACTTCAAAAAGATGGACCAATGATTATCATCGCTGGTGCAGGGTCTGGAAAAACAAGGGTTCTAACCATTCGTATTGCCTATTTAATGCATCAAGGAATTGACGCTTTCAATATTTTGTCGTTGACGTTTACCAATAAAGCGGCTCGAGAGATGAAAAATAGAATTTCTCAGATTGTTGGATCTTCTGAAGCCAAGAATTTATGGATGGGAACCTTTCACTCAGTTTTTGCAAGAATATTGCGTTCAGAATCAGATCATCTGGGCTATCCTTCTAATTTCACGATTTATGACTCTCAAGATTCTGCTCGATTGATTTCTGCAATTATTAAAGAAATGCAATTAGATCGTGATATTTATAAACCAAAACAAGTGTTGGGTCGAATTTCGAGTTATAAGAATAGTTTGGTTACGGTTAAAGCCTATTTTAATAACCCAGAATTGATGGAAGCCGATGCCATGTCGAAAAAACCACGCTTGGGAGAAATTTATCAACAATACGTTGAACGCTGTTTTAAAGCTGGCGCAATGGATTTTGATGATTTGTTGTTGAAAACCAATGAGTTGTTAACTCGATTCCCAGAGGTTTTGGCTAAATACCAAAATAGATTTCGATACATACTCGTAGATGAGTACCAAGATACAAATCATTCACAATATCTAATTGTTCGTGCTTTATCAGACAAATTCCAAAATATATGTGTGGTTGGAGATGACGCACAAAGTATTTATGCTTTTCGAGGTGCCAATATCAATAATATTTTGAATTTTCAAAAAGATTATGAAGGGGTAAAAACGTTTCGATTGGAACAAAATTATCGTTCTACCCGAAATATTGTAGAGGCCGCCAACACTATCATTGATAAAAATAAAACCAAGTTGGACAAAGTGGTTTGGACAGCCAATGACTTTGGTCCCAAAATAAAAGTAAATCGCAGTTTAACTGACGCAGAAGAAGGCCGTTTTGTAGCAAGTACTATTTTTGAGCAAAAAATGCAAAATCAGTTGCATAACGGTGCTTTTGCCATTTTGTATAGAACAAATGCGCAATCTAGAGCAATGGAAGACGCTTTGAGAAAAAGAGATATTCCGTATCGTATTTACGGTGGATTGTCTTTTTATCAAAGGAAAGAAATCAAAGATGTTTTGTGTTATTTACGCTTAGTAATTAATCCAAAAGATGAAGAAGCTTTGATTCGTGTGATTAATTATCCTGCGAGAGGAATAGGGGATACTACTATCGAAAAGTTGACGATTGCAGCCAATCATTACAAGCGTTCGATTTGGGAAGTCATGCAAAATGTAGATAAAATTGATTTGAAATTAAACTCGGGGACAAAACAAAAATTAGCCGATTTTGTGACAATGATTCAGAGTTTTCAAGTCATTAATGAGAATCAAGATGCTTTCTATATTACCGATCATGTCGCTAAAAAAACAGGCTTGGTTCAAGAATTAAAAAAAGATGCTACTCCAGAAGGAATGGCTAAAATTCAGAATATTGAAGAGCTCTTAAACGGTATTAAAGATTTTACCGAAGGGCAAAAAGAAATTGATGGAGCTCGTGGTGCATTGTCTGAATTTATGGAAGATGTTGCCTTAGCAACCGATTTAGATAAAGATACCAGCGATGAAGATCGTGTAGCTTTAATGACGATTCACTTAGCAAAAGGATTGGAGTTTCCTCATGTCTTTGTAGTTGGAATGGAAGAAGATTTGTTTCCAAGTGCCATGAGTATGAGTACTCGAAGTGAATTAGAAGAAGAACGAAGATTGTTTTATGTGGCTTTAACACGTGCAGAGCATCAAGCTTATTTGACTTATGCGCAATCTCGTTATCGTTGGGGAAAACTAACAGATAGCGAACCATCACGATTTATTGAGGAAATTGATGGCCAGTATCTAGAGTATTTAACTCCAGCTGAGAGTAATTATCGCTATAAGCCACAAATTGATAGTGATATTTTTGGTGATGTAGATAAATCAAAACTAAGATTAGCTAAACCCGTTGCAGGTACACCTCCTAAGTATATTACTAGTAATGAGCCAAAACCTGAAGCTGTTATTCGTAAGTTAAAGCCAATGGGAACTTCAACTTCCTCTGGAAGCACCAATTTGTTTGACAATCAATTAGTGGTTGGAAATGTAGTAATGCATGAACGTTTTGGTAAAGGACAGATTCTAAACTTAGAAGGAGTTGGAGCAGATAAAAAAGCCGAAATTAAGTTTGAAGTAGGAGGAATTAAGAAATTATTGTTGCGATTCGCAAAATTAGAAGTGATCGGATAA
- a CDS encoding L-threonylcarbamoyladenylate synthase, which produces MAQFIKIYEDKPNEAAIAKVVKVLRDGGLVIYPTDTVYGLGCDITNSRALEKIAKIKGIKLEKANWSFICHDLSNLSDYVRQIDTATFKILKRALPGPYTFILPGNNNLPKEFKKKTTVGIRVPDNNIILELVRQLGNPIVSTSIRDDDDVIEYTTDPELIFEKWQNLVDIVIDGGYGDNIGSTIVDLSDYEPVVVREGKGTLDIL; this is translated from the coding sequence ATGGCACAATTTATTAAAATATACGAAGATAAGCCTAATGAAGCTGCGATTGCGAAAGTAGTTAAAGTACTTCGTGATGGTGGATTAGTCATTTATCCAACAGATACTGTATATGGTTTGGGTTGCGATATAACCAATTCAAGAGCATTAGAGAAAATTGCAAAAATTAAGGGAATCAAATTAGAAAAAGCCAATTGGTCGTTTATTTGCCACGATTTGAGTAATCTGTCGGATTATGTCAGACAAATAGATACAGCTACTTTTAAGATTTTAAAAAGAGCTTTGCCTGGTCCCTATACTTTTATTTTACCTGGAAATAATAATTTACCAAAAGAATTCAAGAAAAAAACAACCGTTGGAATCAGGGTTCCAGACAATAATATTATTTTAGAATTAGTTAGACAATTGGGGAATCCTATTGTTTCTACTTCCATTCGTGATGACGATGATGTTATTGAGTATACAACCGATCCTGAGTTGATTTTTGAAAAATGGCAAAACTTAGTTGATATTGTGATTGATGGTGGATATGGAGATAATATTGGTTCAACTATTGTGGATTTGTCTGATTATGAGCCAGTTGTTGTAAGGGAAGGAAAAGGGACTTTAGATATTTTATAA
- a CDS encoding CAL67264 family membrane protein, translating into MGMNKNTILGWATFIMILMGLLLIALGAFRYRDVSGWGFAAVGIGFLANAWVFSSLKGRV; encoded by the coding sequence ATGGGAATGAATAAAAATACCATCTTAGGATGGGCTACATTTATAATGATTTTAATGGGATTATTACTTATAGCATTGGGGGCTTTTCGCTACAGAGACGTATCTGGATGGGGATTTGCAGCGGTTGGAATTGGATTTTTAGCCAATGCTTGGGTTTTTAGCTCTTTGAAAGGACGTGTATAA
- the pulA gene encoding type I pullulanase, whose protein sequence is MTTLLKNIILSIGLLLMMPWAKAQNSKTNTIKYTSFDAYPVYLKEDLGITYSPQKTILKLWSPNAEEVQLHLYAKGNGGNAIATKNLTYETKTGVWVIELKGDYHNIYYTLQAKNEGKWSKEMPDPYAKGVGVNGNRGLIFNPKSINPTDWKKDKQPELKSVADIVLYEAHVRDFSIDPSSGIKNKGKFLGLTETNTKNSYGESTGLDHLKELGITHLHLLPVFDYKSIDEATLDKPQYNWGYDPQNYNALEGSYATDPFDGLVRIKEYKEMVLALHQANIRLVMDVVYNHTSSTDIFDQLVPGYYYRNWTDGKRSDASACGNEFASDRIMARQFMLSSLKYWVKEHHVGGFRFDLMAIHDIETMNLISKELKKIDPTIFLYGEGWTAGDSPLPFEKRALKNHVKQLNDIAVFSDDIRDGVKGHWSNVEDKGFVSGNKNLKEIVEFGIVASTNHPQIKYDKSRSYAQFPYADNPTKVIGYVSCHDNNTLFDKLKIANPTASEKELVVMDKLANTIVLTSQSIPFLHMGVEMKRTKKGVENSYNSPDSINKIDWNWKHENKELYHYYKNLVALRKAHPAFKMTTEKMIQQHLDFLSTNDPLLVGYTLKNYANGDAWKNIRVYYNGDTVEKTSALEGTWTISCNGEAISLKSGENTQNQTVTIPAHSAMILYQE, encoded by the coding sequence ATGACTACTTTATTAAAAAATATCATTTTGAGTATTGGATTACTTTTAATGATGCCCTGGGCTAAAGCTCAAAATTCTAAAACGAATACTATAAAATACACCTCATTTGATGCTTATCCAGTGTATTTAAAAGAGGATTTAGGGATTACTTATTCTCCCCAAAAGACGATTTTAAAGCTGTGGAGTCCTAATGCTGAAGAAGTTCAGTTACATCTTTATGCAAAAGGCAATGGAGGCAATGCTATTGCTACAAAAAATTTAACTTACGAAACCAAGACAGGTGTTTGGGTAATCGAATTAAAAGGAGATTACCATAATATCTATTACACTTTACAAGCAAAAAATGAAGGTAAATGGTCTAAAGAAATGCCCGATCCTTACGCCAAAGGAGTTGGGGTTAACGGTAACCGTGGGCTAATTTTTAATCCAAAAAGTATAAATCCAACAGATTGGAAAAAGGACAAACAGCCTGAACTGAAATCTGTTGCTGATATTGTTTTATATGAAGCTCACGTTCGTGATTTTTCTATAGATCCCTCTTCAGGTATCAAAAACAAAGGTAAATTTCTTGGTTTAACAGAAACCAACACTAAAAATAGTTATGGCGAAAGTACTGGATTAGATCATCTAAAAGAATTGGGAATTACCCATCTTCATTTGCTTCCAGTTTTTGATTACAAATCTATTGACGAAGCTACTTTAGATAAGCCACAATACAATTGGGGGTACGATCCACAAAATTATAATGCTCTAGAAGGTTCTTATGCAACCGATCCTTTTGATGGGTTGGTGAGGATTAAAGAATATAAAGAAATGGTGCTTGCGTTGCATCAAGCCAATATTCGATTGGTGATGGATGTAGTATATAATCACACTAGCTCCACTGATATTTTTGACCAATTGGTTCCAGGTTATTATTACAGAAATTGGACTGATGGTAAACGTTCCGATGCTTCGGCTTGTGGAAATGAATTTGCTTCTGACAGAATTATGGCGCGTCAATTCATGCTTTCATCGCTAAAATATTGGGTAAAGGAACATCACGTTGGTGGTTTTCGCTTTGATTTGATGGCTATTCATGACATCGAAACTATGAATTTGATTTCAAAAGAACTCAAAAAAATTGACCCCACCATTTTCTTGTACGGAGAAGGCTGGACGGCAGGAGATTCACCACTTCCTTTCGAGAAAAGAGCCTTGAAAAACCATGTGAAGCAGTTGAATGATATCGCCGTTTTTTCAGATGATATAAGAGATGGGGTAAAAGGACATTGGTCTAATGTTGAAGATAAAGGATTTGTAAGTGGGAATAAAAATCTCAAAGAAATAGTAGAATTTGGTATCGTTGCTTCTACTAATCATCCACAAATAAAGTATGATAAAAGCAGAAGTTATGCACAGTTTCCATATGCTGATAACCCAACTAAAGTTATTGGTTATGTTTCTTGCCACGATAATAATACTTTGTTTGATAAGCTAAAAATTGCCAATCCTACTGCTTCTGAAAAAGAATTGGTGGTAATGGATAAATTGGCGAATACTATTGTTTTGACTTCTCAAAGTATTCCTTTTTTGCATATGGGTGTTGAAATGAAACGTACTAAAAAAGGAGTTGAGAATTCCTATAATTCCCCAGATAGTATTAACAAAATCGATTGGAATTGGAAACATGAAAACAAAGAATTGTATCACTATTATAAAAATTTAGTAGCACTTCGTAAAGCGCATCCCGCTTTTAAAATGACTACAGAAAAAATGATACAACAGCATTTGGATTTTTTAAGTACAAATGATCCTCTATTAGTAGGCTATACATTAAAAAATTATGCCAATGGTGATGCTTGGAAAAATATAAGAGTATATTATAATGGTGATACTGTTGAAAAAACAAGTGCATTGGAAGGAACTTGGACAATTTCTTGTAATGGTGAAGCAATTTCTCTAAAATCAGGGGAGAATACTCAAAATCAAACCGTCACTATACCTGCTCATAGCGCAATGATTTTATATCAGGAATAA
- a CDS encoding type I restriction enzyme HsdR N-terminal domain-containing protein, translated as MQELNFPSYSFRFKNSENKVSIFDEIRKKFIILTPEEWVRQHVVQFLMQEKKYPKSLINVEKVLHVNGLRKRYDIVIFNPNGAIHALIECKAPHITISQATFDQIAQYNMTLQSQFLMVTNGLNHYYCTMDFENEKYEFLRSIPEYGPISQQTS; from the coding sequence ATGCAAGAACTTAATTTTCCTTCTTACTCTTTCCGATTCAAAAATAGCGAAAATAAAGTGTCTATTTTTGATGAAATACGTAAAAAGTTTATCATTCTTACTCCTGAAGAATGGGTACGTCAGCATGTAGTTCAATTTTTGATGCAAGAAAAAAAATACCCAAAATCCTTAATAAATGTAGAAAAAGTGCTACACGTTAATGGTTTGCGAAAGCGCTATGATATTGTAATTTTTAATCCTAATGGCGCTATTCACGCATTAATAGAATGTAAAGCTCCACATATCACTATAAGTCAAGCTACTTTTGATCAAATTGCACAATACAATATGACATTACAATCCCAATTTTTGATGGTAACCAATGGTTTGAATCATTATTATTGCACAATGGATTTCGAAAATGAAAAATACGAATTCCTAAGATCAATCCCAGAATATGGTCCTATATCTCAACAAACTTCTTAA
- a CDS encoding glycosyltransferase family 2 protein → MKLAVVILNWNGQSLLEQFLPTIIQYSPEATIYVADNASTDNSVAYVKANFPSVKIIINKANYGFAGGYNEALQNVDADLYALVNSDIEVTANWLQPIIETFKNEPKTAIIQPKILDFKNKEYFEYAGAAGGFIDKYGFPFCRGRIFDTLEKDNGQYDNSIEIFWASGACFFIRSEIYHELNGFDSDFFAHQEEIDLCWRAINLGHIIKYVPNSVVYHVGGATLQQGNPRKTELNFRNSLFMLTKNLPKATLYQTLFLRMVLDGIAGLQFLAKGKPKHFLAILKAHFAFYQYFSKQFKKRGAYQKKSYYKVNSIVYTYFIKNGTVFES, encoded by the coding sequence ATGAAATTAGCCGTAGTTATACTTAATTGGAATGGACAATCTCTTTTAGAACAATTTCTTCCAACGATTATTCAATATTCACCAGAAGCCACCATTTATGTGGCTGATAATGCATCTACAGATAATTCTGTGGCTTACGTGAAAGCTAATTTTCCCTCAGTCAAAATCATTATCAATAAAGCCAATTATGGATTTGCTGGGGGCTACAACGAAGCTTTACAGAATGTAGACGCCGATCTGTATGCTTTGGTAAATTCAGATATTGAAGTTACTGCCAATTGGTTACAACCAATTATCGAAACGTTTAAAAACGAGCCCAAAACAGCTATCATCCAACCCAAAATATTAGACTTTAAAAACAAAGAATACTTTGAGTATGCTGGTGCTGCAGGTGGTTTCATTGACAAATATGGTTTTCCGTTTTGCAGAGGACGTATTTTTGATACGCTTGAAAAAGATAACGGACAATATGATAATAGTATCGAAATTTTTTGGGCATCTGGAGCTTGTTTCTTTATTCGCTCAGAAATTTATCACGAATTAAACGGATTTGATTCCGATTTTTTTGCGCATCAAGAAGAAATCGATTTGTGTTGGAGAGCCATCAATTTAGGTCATATTATAAAATATGTTCCAAATTCCGTTGTTTACCACGTAGGAGGAGCAACATTACAACAAGGTAATCCAAGAAAAACAGAATTGAATTTTAGAAATTCATTGTTTATGTTGACCAAAAATTTACCAAAAGCAACTTTATACCAAACCCTTTTTCTTAGAATGGTATTGGATGGAATTGCAGGGCTACAATTTTTAGCAAAAGGTAAGCCTAAACATTTTTTGGCAATTTTGAAAGCGCATTTCGCTTTTTATCAGTATTTTAGCAAGCAATTTAAAAAGAGAGGAGCTTATCAAAAAAAGTCATATTACAAGGTAAATAGCATCGTCTATACTTATTTTATTAAGAATGGCACTGTTTTTGAAAGCTAG
- a CDS encoding OmpA family protein produces the protein MRKIVIALSVLTLLTSCVSKKKYTDLEAKNKETQDLLNSATVKLNSCLEEKAGLAATVEGLKEKNQLLINTSKDMTVLTTKGAENIEKALETIKEKDLKISRMQDALTKKDSVTLALVTSLKSSVGISDPDIEINVEKGVVFISIADKLLFKSGSYEVTDKAKAVLAKVAKVVNDKPDFECMVEGHTDNVPYRSNGVLLDNWDLSVKRSTSIIRVLTNDLGVKPAQLIAAGRSSYVPLVENDTPENRSKNRRTRIVVLPKIDQFYDMIEKEMKKQQ, from the coding sequence ATGAGAAAAATAGTAATTGCTTTGTCGGTTTTAACTTTGTTAACCTCTTGCGTGTCCAAGAAAAAGTACACAGATTTGGAAGCTAAAAACAAAGAAACTCAAGATTTATTAAATTCTGCTACAGTTAAATTGAACTCTTGCTTAGAAGAGAAAGCAGGTTTAGCAGCTACTGTAGAAGGTTTGAAAGAGAAGAATCAATTATTGATCAATACTTCAAAAGATATGACAGTTCTTACTACAAAAGGAGCTGAAAACATTGAAAAAGCCTTAGAAACAATCAAAGAGAAAGATTTAAAAATTAGTAGAATGCAAGATGCATTAACCAAAAAAGACAGTGTGACACTTGCTTTGGTGACTAGTTTAAAAAGTTCTGTTGGAATTTCTGATCCAGATATTGAAATTAATGTTGAAAAAGGAGTTGTTTTTATTTCTATTGCTGATAAATTATTATTCAAAAGCGGTAGCTATGAAGTAACTGATAAAGCTAAAGCTGTGTTAGCCAAAGTTGCCAAAGTAGTAAATGACAAGCCTGATTTTGAATGTATGGTTGAAGGTCACACTGATAATGTTCCTTACAGAAGTAATGGAGTTTTATTAGACAACTGGGATTTGAGTGTAAAACGCTCTACTTCTATTATTCGTGTATTAACTAATGATTTAGGTGTAAAACCAGCTCAATTAATCGCTGCAGGTAGAAGTTCTTATGTTCCATTAGTAGAAAATGACACACCTGAGAATCGTTCTAAAAATAGAAGAACAAGAATTGTAGTTTTACCTAAAATTGATCAATTCTATGATATGATTGAAAAAGAAATGAAGAAACAACAATAA
- the ettA gene encoding energy-dependent translational throttle protein EttA, producing MSDDKKVIFSMQKLSKTYQGADKPVLKNIYLSFFYGAKIGILGLNGSGKSSLLKIIAGVDKNYQGDVVFQPGYTVGYLEQEPILDDSKTVIEIVREGVAETMAVLEEYNQINDLFGLEENYSDPDKMDKLMDRQAALQDKIDALGAWEIDTKLEIAMDALRTPEGDTPIKNLSGGERRRVALCRLLLQQPDVLLLDEPTNHLDAESVLWLEQHLAQYAGTVIAVTHDRYFLDNVAGWILELDRGEGIPWKGNYSSWLDQKSNRMAQEEKVASKRRKTLERELDWVRQGAKGRQTKQKARLQNYDKLLNEDQKQLDEKLEIYIPNGPRLGTNVIEAKNVAKAFGEKLLYDNLNFTLPQAGIVGIIGPNGAGKSTIFKMIMGEQQTDSGEFTVGETVKIAYVDQSHSNIDPNKSIWENFADGQELIMMGGKQVNSRAYLSRFNFGGGEQNKKVSMLSGGERNRLHLAMTLKEEGNVLLLDEPTNDLDVNTLRALEEGLENFAGCAVVISHDRWFLDRICTHILAFEGDSEVYFFEGSFSDYEENKKKRLGGDLTPKRLKYRKLIRG from the coding sequence ATGTCAGACGATAAGAAGGTCATTTTCTCGATGCAGAAATTGAGCAAAACCTATCAAGGTGCAGATAAACCGGTATTAAAAAACATCTATTTGAGTTTCTTTTATGGAGCCAAAATTGGTATTTTGGGTCTTAATGGCTCTGGTAAATCTTCTCTTTTAAAAATTATTGCTGGAGTTGATAAAAATTATCAAGGGGATGTTGTTTTTCAACCTGGCTATACCGTTGGTTATTTAGAGCAAGAACCAATTTTGGATGATTCCAAAACAGTAATTGAGATTGTTCGTGAAGGAGTTGCTGAAACTATGGCAGTTCTTGAAGAATACAACCAAATCAATGACTTGTTTGGTCTTGAAGAAAACTATTCTGATCCAGACAAAATGGACAAGTTAATGGATCGTCAAGCTGCTTTACAAGACAAAATCGATGCTTTAGGTGCTTGGGAAATCGATACCAAATTAGAGATCGCCATGGATGCTTTACGTACTCCTGAAGGTGATACACCAATCAAAAATCTTTCAGGTGGAGAGCGTCGTCGTGTAGCTTTATGTCGTTTGTTATTACAGCAACCAGATGTATTGCTTTTAGATGAGCCAACCAACCACTTAGATGCCGAATCTGTATTGTGGTTAGAACAACATTTAGCACAATATGCAGGAACTGTAATTGCAGTGACACACGACCGTTATTTCTTGGATAATGTGGCAGGTTGGATTTTGGAATTAGATCGTGGAGAAGGTATTCCTTGGAAAGGAAACTATTCTTCTTGGTTGGATCAAAAATCGAATCGTATGGCTCAAGAAGAAAAAGTGGCTTCTAAACGTAGAAAGACTTTAGAGCGTGAGTTGGACTGGGTACGTCAAGGTGCAAAAGGTCGTCAAACCAAGCAAAAAGCGCGTTTGCAGAACTACGACAAACTTTTGAATGAAGACCAAAAACAATTAGATGAAAAATTAGAAATCTATATTCCAAATGGTCCTCGTTTAGGAACTAATGTGATTGAAGCGAAAAATGTTGCCAAAGCTTTTGGAGAAAAGCTTTTATACGACAACTTGAACTTTACTTTGCCTCAAGCAGGAATTGTTGGAATTATCGGTCCGAATGGAGCTGGTAAATCAACTATTTTCAAAATGATTATGGGTGAACAACAAACGGATAGCGGTGAATTTACTGTTGGAGAAACCGTAAAAATCGCTTATGTTGACCAATCGCATTCAAATATAGATCCAAATAAATCGATTTGGGAAAATTTTGCCGATGGACAAGAATTGATTATGATGGGGGGTAAGCAAGTGAATTCTAGAGCTTATTTGTCACGTTTCAACTTTGGAGGGGGCGAGCAAAACAAGAAAGTATCAATGCTTTCTGGTGGAGAACGCAATCGCTTACACCTAGCGATGACTTTGAAAGAAGAAGGTAACGTTTTGCTTTTAGATGAGCCTACGAATGATTTGGACGTAAATACGTTACGTGCACTTGAAGAAGGTTTAGAGAATTTTGCTGGTTGTGCCGTAGTTATTTCGCACGATAGATGGTTCTTAGATAGAATTTGTACACACATTTTAGCGTTTGAAGGCGATTCAGAAGTGTATTTCTTCGAAGGTAGTTTCTCTGATTATGAAGAAAACAAAAAGAAACGTTTAGGTGGCGATTTGACCCCAAAACGTTTGAAATACAGAAAATTGATTAGAGGATAA
- the holA gene encoding DNA polymerase III subunit delta: MDEVIKIVNDIKAGNIKPIYFLMGEEPYYIDKLSDYIEETILTEEEKGFNQTVLYGRDVSVEDIVSTAKRYPMMAERQVVIVKEAQELSRTIDKLESYAENPMPTTVLVFCYKYKTLDKRKKVTKVLAKNGLVYESKKLYENQVGDWIKRVLAGKKYAIEPKASAMLVEFLGTDLSRINNELEKLKIILPAGSTITAHHIEENIGLSKDFNVFEFRKAIGERNQLKAYTIAENFAQNPKDNPLVMTTGLIFSFFVQLLKYHGLKDKNPKNVAAVLGVNPYFLKDYDVAVKNYPMRKVSQIVGSLRDIDVKSKGVGANALSNGDLLKEMLYKIFN; encoded by the coding sequence ATGGACGAAGTAATAAAGATTGTTAACGATATAAAAGCTGGAAATATTAAACCTATTTATTTTTTAATGGGTGAAGAACCTTATTATATTGATAAACTATCTGATTATATTGAGGAAACAATTTTAACCGAAGAGGAAAAAGGATTTAATCAAACGGTTTTGTATGGTCGTGATGTTTCTGTAGAAGATATTGTAAGTACCGCCAAGCGTTATCCAATGATGGCAGAACGTCAAGTGGTGATTGTAAAAGAAGCTCAAGAACTTTCGAGAACCATTGATAAGTTAGAAAGCTATGCCGAAAATCCAATGCCTACAACCGTTTTGGTGTTTTGTTACAAGTATAAAACACTAGATAAACGAAAAAAAGTCACCAAAGTTTTGGCTAAAAATGGTTTGGTGTACGAAAGCAAGAAATTGTATGAAAACCAAGTTGGAGATTGGATTAAAAGAGTATTGGCAGGAAAAAAATACGCTATCGAACCCAAAGCTTCAGCGATGTTGGTCGAATTTTTAGGTACCGATTTGAGCAGAATCAACAATGAGCTTGAAAAACTTAAAATCATATTGCCTGCTGGAAGTACCATTACAGCGCATCATATTGAGGAGAATATAGGTTTAAGTAAAGATTTTAATGTTTTTGAATTTCGAAAAGCGATTGGAGAAAGGAATCAACTAAAAGCGTATACCATTGCCGAGAATTTTGCACAAAATCCCAAAGACAATCCCTTAGTAATGACAACAGGATTGATTTTTAGTTTTTTTGTGCAACTACTCAAATATCATGGATTGAAAGATAAAAATCCAAAAAATGTAGCGGCTGTATTAGGTGTTAATCCATATTTCTTAAAAGATTATGATGTGGCGGTTAAAAATTATCCGATGAGAAAAGTTAGCCAAATTGTTGGCTCTTTACGAGATATCGATGTAAAAAGCAAAGGAGTAGGAGCCAATGCACTTTCGAATGGTGACTTGCTAAAAGAAATGTTGTATAAAATTTTCAATTAA